A window of the Henckelia pumila isolate YLH828 chromosome 3, ASM3356847v2, whole genome shotgun sequence genome harbors these coding sequences:
- the LOC140892320 gene encoding early nodulin-like protein 17: MDGLRRSIALAVVLALGMVALPEVTAVRYIVGGNVGWSPNVNYTVWAQGKQFYNGDWLFFVYDRTQMNVLEVNQTDYENCISDHFLHNWTTGAGRDVVPLNVTKTYYFISGKGFCFGGMKVAINVENPPPPPSSLPVKSYSQSLLSSFQGQIFLPVLFAAAAVWDSFLLAC; this comes from the exons ATGGATGGGCTGCGGCGGAGCATAGCGTTGGCGGTGGTTCTGGCGTTGGGCATGGTGGCGCTGCCGGAGGTTACGGCGGTGCGTTACATTGTGGGCGGGAACGTGGGTTGGTCCCCAAATGTGAACTACACCGTCTGGGCTCAAGGAAAGCAATTCTACAATGGGGATTGGCTGT TTTTCGTGTACGATAGGACCCAAATGAATGTGCTAGAGGTGAACCAGACTGATTATGAGAATTGCATATccgatcatttccttcacaatTGGACCACCGGTGCAGGAAGGGACGTCGTTCCTCTCAATGTGACCAAGACTTACTATTTCATCAGCGGCAAAGGGTTCTGTTTCGGAGGCATGAAAGTGGCCATTAATGTAGAAAATCCACCTCCACCACCTTCATCTTTGCCTGTAAAGAGCTATTCTCAGAGTTTGCTCTCCAGTTTTCAAGGTCAGATTTTCCTTCCTGTCCTTTTCGCGGCTGCTGCTGTCTGGGACTCGTTTCTTTTGGCATGTTAG